In Rhodamnia argentea isolate NSW1041297 chromosome 4, ASM2092103v1, whole genome shotgun sequence, the following proteins share a genomic window:
- the LOC115749651 gene encoding 30S ribosomal protein S17-like: MKGVVGMVVSNKMQKSVVVAVDRLFHHKVYNRFVKRTSKFMAHDELSQCNIGDRVRLDPSRPLSKRKRWVVAEILKRARIYQPPSPKTADREKA; the protein is encoded by the coding sequence atgaaggggGTGGTGGGGATGGTGGTGTCGAACAAGATGCAGAagtcggtggtggtggcggtggacCGCCTCTTCCACCACAAGGTCTACAACCGCTTCGTCAAGCGCACCTCCAAGTTCATGGCTCACGACGAGCTCAGCCAGTGCAACATCGGCGACCGCGTCCGCCTCGACCCCTCCCGTCCCCTCAGCAAGCGCAAGCGCTGGGTCGTCGCCGAGATCCTCAAGCGTGCCCGCATCTACCAGCCTCCGTCGCCGAAGACGGCTGATCGG